Proteins co-encoded in one Conger conger chromosome 4, fConCon1.1, whole genome shotgun sequence genomic window:
- the LOC133127208 gene encoding kelch-like protein 34, with translation MNYFLVLSKTHGGSVLSRYQRLRLEGRLCDVVLVAGGGSRFPAHRSLLASSSDYFWSLFQEHTHEFQAPTVHLPQLSDVGLSHILDFIYSSWLFLSPTTLEKVLEAACYLQVTGAIQLCSSYIADNLSPDNCCFFANVAARYGIADALSAANSFIAQRMREFLKPGDGDWDGLLQLNGDSLQMVLRAEEIPGVQEQALLTLLLDWLDHHKLSSLRSNLLLSNIRFALVPLEELSQLCASRPALQTPFIKSLVLKALEYHRQGPRKPLLQTTHSTLRTQRAKVLLVGGGPEADRPEREVLTFDLHSKKFCPLTLLPCRVQHHCICTLGNFLFVLGGEVVEVDESEKVIGRVVTDQVWRYDPRFQHWEELAQMGEKRASFSCCLVDGVMHVIGGRGARGAEDLVLDIVEVYDMDVDCWRRAPDLPLSMHGQACSTHGGTIYISGGIHGNQAESSREVYSMEPCGSQWEKRAPMSIARYGHQMAVVGDRIYTFLGMYEPFCDIECYNPLQDEWTRLRPLLNDRFCYGLALMPPPNEAQVLLIGGRKWRDAQEVATANMLVYDTESDSWREVCKLPKPLSGTRCTLMHIPDLAET, from the coding sequence ATGAATTATTTCCTGGTGCTGAGCAAGACCCACGGGGGAAGCGTCCTGTCACGGTATCAGCGGCTGCGCTTGGAGGGGCGTCTCTGTGACGTGGTGCTGGTGGCGGGAGGTGGCTCGCGCTTCCCTGCCCACCGCAGCCTGCTGGCCTCCTCCAGTGACTACTTCTGGTCCCTCTTCCAGGAGCACACTCACGAGTTCCAGGCCCCAACTGTTCACCTGCCCCAGCTGTCTGATGTGGGCCTGAGCCACATCTTGGACTTTATCTACTCCTCCTGGCTTTTCCTGTCCCCCACCACCCTGGAGAAAGTACTGGAGGCTGCCTGCTACTTGCAGGTCACTGGCGCCATCCAGCTCTGCAGCAGCTACATCGCTGACAACCTCTCTCCCGACAACTGCTGCTTCTTTGCTAATGTTGCAGCCCGCTATGGCATAGCCGATGCCCTCTCTGCTGCCAACAGCTTCATTGCGCAAAGGATGAGGGAGTTCCTGAAGCCCGGGGATGGGGACTGGGATGGGCTCTTGCAGTTGAACGGGGACTCCCTGCAAATGGTGCTGAGAGCTGAGGAGATACCCGGTGTGCAGGAACAGGCCCTGCTCACCCTGCTTCTGGACTGGCTGGACCACCACAAGCTGAGCAGCCTGAGGAGCAACTTGTTGCTTAGCAACATCCGCTTTGCCCTGGTACCACTGGAGGAGCTGAGCCAGCTGTGCGCCAGCCGCCCTGCACTGCAGACACCCTTCATAAAGAGCCTGGTCCTAAAGGCGCTGGAGTACCACCGACAGGGGCCACGCAAACCGCTGCTGCAGACCACCCACAGCACCCTGCGGACTCAAAGAGCCAAGGTGCTGTTGGTGGGGGGAGGACCAGAGGCCGACCGGCCAGAGAGGGAGGTCCTTACCTTCGATCTCCACTCAAAGAAATTCTGTCCTCTCACCCTGCTTCCATGCAGGGTCCAGCACCACTGTATCTGCACACTGGGCAACTTCCTGTTCGTTCTGGGtggggaggtggtggaggtggacGAGAGCGAAAAGGTGATTGGCAGGGTGGTTACTGACCAGGTGTGGCGCTATGACCCCAGGTTTCAACACTGGGAGGAGCTTGCACAGATGGGTGAGAAGCGGGCAAGCTTCTCCTGCTGCTTGGTAGACGGGGTGATGCATGTCATTGGGGGACGCGGAGCTAGGGGAGCAGAGGACTTGGTGCTGGACATAGTGGAGGTGTATGACATGGACGTGGATTGCTGGCGGAGGGCCCCGGACCTCCCGCTGTCTATGCATGGCCAGGCCTGCTCCACACACGGGGGCACCATCTACATTTCTGGCGGTATCCATGGAAACCAGGCTGAGAGCAGCCGGGAGGTCTACAGCATGGAGCCCTGTGGGAGCCAGTGGGAGAAACGGGCCCCCATGTCCATCGCCCGCTATGGCCACCAGATGGCAGTAGTCGGGGACAGGATCTACACCTTCCTGGGGATGTATGAGCCATTCTGCGACATTGAGTGCTACAACCCGCTACAAGACGAGTGGACCCGCCTCCGGCCCCTGCTGAATGACCGCTTCTGCTACGGCCTCGCACTGATGCCTCCACCAAACGAGGCGCAGGTGCTGCTGATTGGAGGCCGGAAATGGCGCGACGCACAGGAAGTGGCCACAGCCAACATGTTGGTGTATGACACTGAAAGCGACAGCTGGAGGGAGGTGTGCAAGCTGCCCAAGCCTCTGAGTGGGACACGGTGCACCCTGATGCACATCCCTGACCTCGCTGAGACATAG